Proteins encoded by one window of Arachis hypogaea cultivar Tifrunner chromosome 1, arahy.Tifrunner.gnm2.J5K5, whole genome shotgun sequence:
- the LOC140181000 gene encoding uncharacterized protein has protein sequence MKNQANKHRCDREFKEGDWVLLKLKSYRQISLFHGEHPKLGRRFFGPYRVQRRVGKLAYRLELPTDGTIHPVFHVSILKEFHGEPPTTSPVLATAPATFQPLPSAIITKRTVMREDKSIEQVLVDWEGTLREETTWVDREELQRLFSDLDLEEKVIVGDRIIVASTDSDPNQFNNPIQVKVLKSQIKE, from the coding sequence atgaaaaatcaaGCAAACAAGCACCGTTGTGATAGGGAGTTTAAGGAAGGAGACTGGGTTTTGCTCAAATTAAAATCATACCGGCAAATCTCCTTGTTCCATGGTGAACACCCAAAGCTGGGGCGGCGATTTTTTGGCCCATATCGGGTCCAGCGACGAGTAGGTAAGCTCGCATACCGGTTGGAGCTGCCTACCGATGGCACCATCCACCCGGTGTTCCATGTTTCAATTCTGAAAGAGTTTCACGGTGAGCCACCAACCACATCCCCTGTTCTGGCGACAGCGCCTGCTACCTTCCAACCGCTGCCTTCAGCAATTATTACGAAACGCACGGTGATGAGAGAAGATAAATCAATTGAGCAAGTGTTGGTGGATTGGGAGGGAACACTCAGAGAAGAGACAACTTGGGTAGATAGAGAAGAGTTACAGAGGTTATTTTCAGATCTTGACCTTGAGGAAAAGGTCATTGTCGGGGACAGGATAATTGTTGCAAGCACTGACTCGGATCCAAACCAATTCAACAACCCAATTCAAGTGAAGGTTCTGAAGTCTCAAATAAAGGAGTAA